One genomic window of Mycolicibacterium neoaurum includes the following:
- a CDS encoding cation:proton antiporter, whose product MPLGDALQGLTTLAVVVLGSLIVGNVFSRVGQPRVLGPIAVGIAVGTVATACSEAFDLTLISASSVHLLQDVGTAGLLLLMFSVGAELRGRRDTAHIPSNWHLMPSVLLPIVACTVIAWPFADLLVAPGSDAPFGWLFVGIALGVTAVPVLALIIKDLGIGDRIETQIALRVSVVTDGLAWLLVSALVIAGTSIGALSIPAVVTGAVLLMSVTVVFPQCVRRVNPLTRGGPRLVMMVLSTLAGAAATQFLGFHPAIGVVIAGFFFPDGSAEQGTQQMLAPVVEVLLPAFFVISAMSVPLRALRELASWPGFACFCALGMAALLSKLGAGFIFGAVNRWHWRSSAGLGALLNCRGVTEIAIATVGFHAGLISVYAFALLSALALLTTATTAPLYRAVVRRRRSREPANASGSR is encoded by the coding sequence CATCGCCGTGGGCACGGTGGCGACCGCCTGCTCGGAAGCGTTCGATTTGACACTCATCTCCGCCTCCTCTGTCCACCTGCTCCAAGATGTGGGGACCGCAGGCCTGCTGCTGTTGATGTTCTCGGTGGGTGCCGAACTCCGGGGTCGACGGGATACAGCCCACATCCCGTCGAATTGGCACCTGATGCCGAGCGTTCTTCTCCCGATCGTGGCGTGCACGGTGATTGCCTGGCCTTTTGCCGACCTGCTCGTCGCGCCCGGGAGCGACGCGCCGTTCGGCTGGTTGTTCGTCGGGATTGCCCTTGGGGTGACCGCCGTACCCGTCCTGGCATTGATCATCAAGGACCTCGGTATCGGCGACCGGATCGAGACGCAGATTGCCCTGCGGGTCTCGGTTGTCACCGACGGTCTCGCGTGGTTGCTGGTGTCCGCACTGGTGATCGCCGGCACGAGTATCGGTGCGTTGTCGATCCCCGCTGTGGTGACGGGAGCAGTACTGCTGATGTCGGTGACGGTGGTGTTCCCGCAGTGCGTCCGGAGGGTCAATCCCTTGACCCGCGGCGGCCCTCGCCTCGTCATGATGGTGCTGTCCACACTCGCAGGAGCGGCCGCGACGCAGTTCTTGGGCTTTCATCCGGCAATCGGCGTCGTCATCGCCGGGTTCTTCTTTCCGGACGGGTCGGCGGAACAAGGCACACAGCAGATGCTTGCCCCGGTAGTCGAGGTCCTGTTGCCTGCGTTCTTCGTCATCTCGGCAATGTCTGTTCCACTGCGGGCGCTGCGCGAACTGGCGAGTTGGCCAGGATTCGCCTGCTTCTGCGCCTTGGGGATGGCGGCACTCCTATCGAAACTAGGCGCGGGCTTCATCTTCGGCGCAGTCAACCGTTGGCACTGGCGGTCTTCGGCCGGGCTCGGCGCACTCTTGAACTGCCGCGGCGTCACCGAGATCGCGATTGCAACAGTCGGATTCCACGCCGGATTGATAAGTGTGTACGCCTTTGCATTGCTTAGCGCACTGGCACTGCTCACCACGGCGACGACCGCGCCGCTGTATCGCGCGGTGGTCAGGCGACGACGTTCGCGCGAGCCGGCTAACGCGTCTGGCTCTCGATAA